CTCCGGACGGCCGACGAGGAGGAGTTCGTCGTCAAGCCGATGAACTGTCCCGGCCACGTGATGGTGTACCGCTCCCAGCTCCGCTCCTACCGCGATCTCCCGGTCCGCATGGCGGAGTTCGGGACGGTGTACCGCTACGAGCGTTCCGGGACCCTGGCCGGCCTGCTGCGCGTGCGCGGCTTCACCCAGGACGACGCGCATATCTTCTGCCGTCCGGACCAGCTGCTCGACGAGATCGACGACTGCCTCGATCTCGTCGAAGCGGTCTTCCGGGCCTTCGGATTCGAGGAGGCGCGGTACGAGCTGTCGGTGCGCGACCCCGGCCAGAGGGACAAGTACGCGGGCACCGACGAGGAGTGGGAGGCGGCCGAAAGCGCCTTGGTGCAGGCGCTCGAGCGCCGGGGGCTCGAGGCCCGCCGTTTCGAGGGCGAGGCCGTTTTCTACGGGCCGAAGATCGACGTGAAGGTGGTCGACGCCATCGGCCGCCCCTGGCAGCTCTCGACGGTCCAGTTCGACTTCAACCTGCCGCGGCGGTTCGACATCTCCTACGTCGATCAGGACGGCAAGCACAAGCCCCCCTACATGGTGCACCGCGCCATTCTCGGCTCCTTCGAGCGTTTCTTCGGGATCCTCATCGAGCACTACGCCGGCGCGTTTCCGGTGTGGCTCGCGCCGGTGCAGGCGCGGATCCTGCCCGTGTCGGAGAAGGTCTCCGAGTACGCCGAGAACCTCCTCTCGCGGCTGCGTGACGCCGGCCTTCGCGCCGAGCTCGACCGGCGGTCCGAGAAGGTGGGCGCCAAGATTCGCGACGCGGAACTGGAGAAGATCCCTTACATGCTGATCGTCGGCCCCAGGGAGGCCCGCGAGGACGCCGTCTCGCTGCGGGTGCACCGGCACGGGGACTGCGGGGCCATGCCGGTGGCGGCGTTCATCGAGCGGGCTCGTCGCGCGGTCTCGGAACGGCGGGCCGAACCTTGACTCCGCAAGAGGAAGAGGACGACATGCCGAAACTCAAGACGCACCGGGGAGCGGCCAAGCGCTTCAGGCTCACCGCCACCGGCAAGATCAAGCGCTCCAAGGCGTACAAGAGCCACATCCTGACGAAGAAGGCGCCGAAGCGCCGCCGGCAGCTCGACACCGACACCTACGTTTCCGACGCGGACAAGGACCAGGTGCAGATGATGCTGCCTTACGGGCGGCGCTGACGGATCGGGCCCGCGGCTGGGGATGCCCGTCCAGCCCGGGCCCCGGCGCCGGCCCGCCCCCCGGGGCGCGGTCCGGCGGTGACGAGGAGGACTCGACATGCCGAGAGTCAAACGGGGCAGCCACCGGCGGCGCCGGCGCAAGAAGATCCTCGCCCGCGCCAAGGGCTATTACCTGTCGAAGCACAATTGCTACCGGATCGCCCGGGAGCAGGTGGACCGCTCGCTCGCGTTCGCCTATCGGGACCGCCGCCAGAAGAAGCGGCAGTTCCGGTCGCTGTGGATCATGAGGATCGGGGCCGCCGCCCGGGAGAACGGGCTGAGCTACTCCCGGCTCATCCACGGCCTCGACCGGGCCGGCGTGGCGGTCGATCGCCGGGTGCTCGCCGACCTGGCCGTGCGCGATCCCGAGGGCTTCGCCCGCCTCGCCGAAACGGCCCGCGCCGCGCTCTCCTGACCGCCCCCCTTCGGCTCCGCCTCCACGCGGCGGCCGGCCTGGAACCGGCGCTCGAAAGAGAACTGGCCTCCTTCGGCGTCGCGCCGCGTTCCGCGGGGCGCGGTGCGGTTCGGGTGGAGGCGGGTCCGGAGGAGGTGGCCCTGCTCTG
The genomic region above belongs to Acidobacteriota bacterium and contains:
- a CDS encoding 50S ribosomal protein L35 — protein: MPKLKTHRGAAKRFRLTATGKIKRSKAYKSHILTKKAPKRRRQLDTDTYVSDADKDQVQMMLPYGRR
- a CDS encoding 50S ribosomal protein L20; translation: MPRVKRGSHRRRRRKKILARAKGYYLSKHNCYRIAREQVDRSLAFAYRDRRQKKRQFRSLWIMRIGAAARENGLSYSRLIHGLDRAGVAVDRRVLADLAVRDPEGFARLAETARAALS